In the Streptomyces sp. f51 genome, one interval contains:
- the recA gene encoding recombinase RecA encodes MAGTDREKALDAALAQIERQFGKGAVMRLGERPNEPIEVIPTGSTALDVALGVGGLPRGRVVEVYGPESSGKTTLTLHAVANAQKAGGQVAFIDAEHALDPEYAKKLGVDIDNLILSQPDNGEQALEIVDMLVRSGALDLIVIDSVAALVPRAEIEGEMGDSHVGLQARLMSQALRKITSALNQSKTTAIFINQLREKIGVMFGSPETTTGGRALKFYASVRLDIRRIETLKDGTDAVGNRTRVKVVKNKVAPPFKQAEFDILYGQGISREGGLIDMGVENGFVRKAGAWYTYEGDQLGQGKENARNFLKDNPDLANEIEKKIKEKLGVGVKPEQPATEPGADAAVSATPDDAAKTVPAPAAKTTKSRAAAAKS; translated from the coding sequence ATGGCAGGAACCGACCGCGAGAAGGCGCTCGACGCCGCGCTCGCGCAGATTGAACGGCAGTTCGGCAAGGGCGCCGTGATGCGCCTGGGCGAGCGGCCGAATGAGCCCATCGAGGTCATCCCCACCGGGTCGACCGCGCTCGATGTCGCCCTCGGCGTCGGCGGCCTGCCGCGCGGCCGCGTGGTGGAGGTGTACGGACCGGAGTCCTCCGGAAAGACGACCCTCACCCTGCACGCCGTGGCGAACGCGCAGAAGGCCGGCGGCCAGGTGGCGTTCATCGACGCCGAGCACGCCCTCGACCCCGAGTACGCGAAGAAGCTCGGCGTCGACATCGACAACCTCATCCTGTCGCAGCCGGACAACGGCGAGCAGGCCCTGGAGATCGTGGACATGCTGGTCCGCTCCGGTGCCCTCGACCTCATCGTCATCGACTCCGTCGCCGCCCTGGTGCCGCGGGCCGAGATCGAGGGCGAGATGGGCGACTCGCACGTGGGTCTCCAGGCCCGTCTGATGAGCCAGGCCCTCCGGAAGATCACCAGCGCCCTCAACCAGTCGAAGACGACGGCGATCTTCATCAACCAGCTCCGCGAGAAGATCGGCGTGATGTTCGGCTCGCCGGAGACCACGACCGGTGGCCGGGCGCTGAAGTTCTACGCCTCGGTGCGCCTCGACATCCGCCGCATCGAGACCCTGAAGGACGGCACCGACGCGGTCGGCAACCGCACGCGCGTCAAGGTCGTCAAGAACAAGGTCGCGCCGCCGTTCAAGCAGGCCGAGTTCGACATCCTCTACGGCCAGGGCATCAGCCGTGAGGGCGGCCTGATCGACATGGGCGTGGAGAACGGCTTCGTCCGCAAGGCCGGCGCCTGGTACACGTACGAGGGCGACCAGCTCGGCCAGGGCAAGGAGAACGCCCGCAACTTCCTGAAGGACAACCCCGACCTCGCCAACGAGATCGAGAAGAAGATCAAGGAGAAGCTGGGCGTCGGTGTGAAGCCCGAGCAGCCCGCCACGGAGCCGGGCGCGGACGCCGCGGTCTCGGCCACCCCGGACGACGCCGCCAAGACGGTGCCCGCTCCGGCCGCCAAGACCACCAAGTCCAGGGCCGCGGCAGCCAAGAGCTAG
- the recX gene encoding recombination regulator RecX, which produces MTRRTDWAEYAYPLTPEGPGQRYGGGEGGPAGDGDRPYDGAGGYGEQPYGTGGGFHGSDGFHGAGPDHGDPDGGGSTGGGDARRGDGPPRGHGSPDAVSRRGGRAQGGPRGGRGRRRGGFGEPSGDPRDGDTPSSSRAEKRESPGDPAERARAICLRLLTGTPRTRKQLADALRKREIPDDVADEVLSRFEEVGLINDSAFADAWVESRHHGRGLARRALVQELRTKGVESTLIDEAVGQLDSEQEEATARELVARKLRSTRGLDRDKRLRRLAGMLARKGYSQGMALSVVRRALEEEGEDTEGFGDEGF; this is translated from the coding sequence ATGACACGACGAACCGACTGGGCCGAGTACGCCTATCCCCTCACCCCCGAGGGGCCGGGGCAGAGGTACGGCGGGGGCGAAGGCGGCCCGGCCGGAGACGGTGACAGGCCGTACGACGGTGCCGGGGGGTACGGCGAGCAGCCGTACGGCACCGGCGGCGGGTTCCACGGATCCGACGGTTTCCACGGCGCCGGTCCGGACCACGGTGATCCGGACGGCGGCGGTTCGACGGGCGGCGGTGACGCACGGCGTGGTGACGGCCCGCCGCGCGGTCACGGTTCGCCGGACGCGGTCTCCCGGCGCGGTGGACGTGCCCAGGGCGGACCGCGTGGTGGAAGAGGTCGACGGCGCGGCGGTTTCGGTGAGCCGTCCGGCGACCCGCGAGACGGAGACACCCCCTCCTCGTCGAGGGCCGAGAAGAGGGAGTCCCCCGGGGACCCGGCTGAGCGGGCGCGAGCGATCTGTCTGCGCCTGCTCACCGGGACCCCGCGCACGCGGAAGCAACTGGCGGACGCGTTGCGCAAGCGCGAGATCCCGGACGACGTGGCGGACGAGGTGCTGTCACGGTTCGAGGAGGTCGGGCTGATCAACGACAGCGCCTTCGCGGACGCCTGGGTCGAGTCCCGGCACCACGGCCGGGGACTGGCCCGGCGGGCGCTCGTGCAGGAACTGCGGACCAAGGGCGTGGAATCGACGCTGATCGACGAGGCCGTCGGACAGCTCGACTCCGAGCAGGAGGAGGCCACCGCGCGTGAGCTGGTCGCGCGCAAGCTGCGCTCCACCAGAGGGCTCGACCGTGACAAGCGGCTGAGACGCCTCGCCGGCATGCTCGCCCGCAAGGGCTACTCCCAGGGCATGGCCCTGAGTGTGGTCCGCCGGGCACTGGAGGAAGAGGGCGAGGACACGGAAGGGTTCGGGGACGAGGGGTTCTGA
- a CDS encoding rhodanese-like domain-containing protein, translating to MSDPRQPINIDSLLEQVRAGLDRVEAEKAFEAAERGEALLVDTRYAALRERDGLIPGALVVERNELEWRLDPTGSHRLPEATSHDLRIVLFCNEGYASSLAAESLRRLGLHRATDLIGGFQAWKSAGLPVTPADPES from the coding sequence GTGAGCGACCCCCGGCAGCCCATCAACATCGACAGCCTGCTGGAGCAGGTCCGCGCCGGCCTCGATCGCGTGGAGGCGGAGAAGGCCTTCGAGGCCGCGGAACGTGGCGAAGCACTTCTGGTCGACACCCGGTACGCCGCCCTGCGGGAACGGGACGGCCTGATCCCCGGCGCTCTCGTCGTCGAGCGCAACGAACTGGAGTGGCGGCTCGACCCCACGGGCAGTCATCGTCTCCCGGAGGCCACGAGCCACGACCTGCGGATCGTGCTGTTCTGCAACGAGGGCTACGCCTCCAGTCTCGCCGCCGAGTCCCTGCGCCGGCTGGGACTGCACAGGGCCACCGATCTGATCGGCGGCTTCCAGGCGTGGAAGAGCGCGGGCCTTCCGGTGACACCGGCCGACCCGGAGAGCTGA
- a CDS encoding cysteine dioxygenase — MTGTPRTPTQADLLDFVRRTAADTELIASLPLDPDGRTWVRLEGPGGSEAWLIGWPPGTGTGWHDHAESVGAFLTASGELKENSLAARLPADGWKTLELAEEIDRERTLPAGTGRGFGRHHVHEVLNESTEEHAISVHAYYPPLPQIRRYSRTGQILRLEHVERPEDWQ; from the coding sequence ATCACCGGCACACCCCGCACCCCCACCCAGGCCGATCTGCTGGACTTCGTCCGCCGCACCGCGGCCGACACCGAGCTGATCGCCTCGCTCCCCCTCGATCCCGACGGCCGCACCTGGGTACGGCTCGAAGGCCCCGGCGGCAGCGAGGCCTGGCTGATCGGCTGGCCGCCCGGCACCGGAACCGGCTGGCACGACCACGCCGAATCCGTGGGCGCCTTCCTCACCGCGTCGGGCGAGCTCAAGGAGAACTCCCTCGCCGCCCGGCTGCCCGCCGACGGCTGGAAGACCCTGGAACTCGCCGAGGAGATCGACCGGGAGCGGACGCTGCCCGCGGGCACCGGCCGCGGCTTCGGCCGCCATCACGTGCACGAGGTGCTCAACGAGTCCACCGAGGAGCACGCGATCTCGGTCCATGCCTACTACCCGCCGCTCCCGCAGATCCGCCGCTACAGCCGTACGGGCCAGATCCTGCGCCTGGAGCACGTCGAGCGTCCGGAGGACTGGCAGTGA
- a CDS encoding FAD-dependent monooxygenase encodes MDPVIIVGAGPVGLTLALALARQDVPSVVLDEGPGKDELRLARTVVLREDTAALIERLTGLPLDDAGFRWAGWRSMRRKQVTREITFAGRDSGSPKGSSDPAGAGTGWDDGPRGVVAPRGSGSARDTEGPADGEEFSAPLHIAQHALTGALREAIIHERLIKVAVNSRLDSVEQDGSGVTAHTRGPDGTWWRGSYLVGCDGPRSTVRKLQDIRFPGRTAVERHAVAALRTELPWPGEALLHRMTPWRTSGPSTGEVSARPLAEDVWRLDWLLPPGKDLVTPDLLVARIRETLSGWSSGVTPAYELLDTGVHAVHHRLARRWRVGRVFLAGDAAHLLGALGTQGLDEGLRDADNLAWKLALGWHHGPHTALLDSYQAERRAVVAARLRAADQALPLLRSGGGLRAYVPGSARGHDALLTDGHLGRGPLGAPGAYTGSPLMPPPAESHAPVDTEPGAPVADVRVTAEDGSFVPLRERLGRGVLLVVLIAPGTGVWARKHWVTAGIMPRLAAAVTALPHPAELLVAESYPGAAAHTVLLVRPDGHLVAAFGGVRPADLYEAAEAALGGPATSDVKSAAEATAGRS; translated from the coding sequence GTGGACCCGGTGATCATCGTCGGTGCGGGGCCCGTGGGGCTCACGCTGGCCCTTGCGCTGGCCCGCCAGGACGTCCCTTCCGTGGTCCTCGACGAGGGACCGGGCAAGGACGAACTGCGGCTGGCGCGGACCGTGGTGCTGCGTGAGGACACGGCCGCACTGATCGAGCGGCTGACGGGGCTGCCGCTCGACGACGCCGGATTCCGTTGGGCCGGATGGCGGTCGATGCGGCGCAAGCAGGTGACGCGCGAGATCACGTTCGCCGGGAGGGACTCCGGGAGCCCGAAGGGCAGCTCCGATCCCGCGGGCGCCGGGACCGGGTGGGACGACGGCCCTCGGGGGGTCGTCGCCCCGCGCGGCAGCGGCTCCGCCCGGGACACGGAAGGCCCGGCGGACGGCGAGGAGTTCAGCGCCCCGCTGCACATCGCCCAGCACGCCCTGACCGGCGCCCTGCGCGAGGCCATCATCCACGAGCGGCTGATCAAGGTCGCCGTGAACAGCCGCCTCGACTCCGTGGAACAGGACGGCTCCGGCGTCACGGCACACACCCGGGGCCCCGACGGCACCTGGTGGCGCGGCAGTTACCTGGTCGGCTGCGACGGGCCACGCTCGACGGTGCGCAAGCTCCAGGACATCCGCTTCCCCGGACGCACCGCCGTCGAACGGCACGCCGTGGCGGCCCTGCGCACGGAACTCCCCTGGCCCGGTGAAGCGTTGCTGCACCGGATGACGCCGTGGCGCACCTCCGGACCCTCGACGGGCGAGGTGAGCGCCCGTCCGCTCGCCGAAGACGTCTGGCGGCTGGACTGGCTGCTTCCCCCGGGCAAGGACCTCGTCACACCCGACCTGCTGGTGGCACGCATCCGGGAGACCCTCTCGGGCTGGAGCAGCGGTGTCACACCCGCGTACGAACTGCTCGACACCGGAGTCCACGCCGTCCACCACCGGTTGGCCCGCCGCTGGCGCGTCGGGCGGGTCTTCCTCGCCGGAGACGCGGCCCATCTGCTCGGCGCCCTCGGCACCCAGGGCCTGGACGAGGGACTGCGGGACGCCGACAACCTCGCCTGGAAGCTGGCACTCGGCTGGCACCACGGCCCGCACACCGCGCTCCTCGACAGCTACCAGGCCGAGCGGCGCGCGGTGGTCGCCGCCCGGCTCCGCGCCGCCGACCAGGCGCTGCCCCTGCTGCGGAGCGGCGGCGGCCTGCGCGCCTACGTCCCCGGATCCGCCCGGGGCCACGACGCGCTGCTCACGGACGGTCACCTGGGCCGTGGCCCGCTGGGCGCGCCGGGGGCGTACACCGGCTCCCCTCTCATGCCCCCGCCCGCCGAGTCGCACGCCCCCGTCGACACCGAGCCGGGCGCGCCGGTCGCCGATGTCCGCGTGACCGCGGAGGACGGCTCGTTCGTACCGCTGCGGGAGCGGCTCGGGCGCGGGGTCCTGCTCGTCGTGCTGATCGCCCCGGGTACGGGCGTGTGGGCGCGCAAGCACTGGGTGACGGCCGGGATCATGCCGCGGCTCGCCGCCGCCGTGACCGCCCTGCCGCACCCCGCCGAGCTCCTCGTCGCGGAGAGCTATCCGGGCGCTGCGGCGCACACCGTGCTGCTGGTCCGTCCCGACGGGCACCTGGTCGCCGCGTTCGGCGGGGTCCGGCCGGCCGATCTGTACGAGGCGGCCGAGGCGGCCCTCGGCGGCCCGGCGACTTCGGACGTGAAGAGCGCGGCGGAGGCGACCGCGGGCAGGAGCTGA
- a CDS encoding amino acid ABC transporter permease, with amino-acid sequence MTSVLYDAPGPRARRRNAVLSVLFVVLLALVLWWAWRTMDDKGQLKWDLWEPFTTADAWNTYLLPGLWGTLKAAALSMVIALPLGAALGIARLSDHRWLSVPTGAVVEFFRSIPVLLLMLFANELYAQSANIASEDRPFYAVVTGLVLYNSSVLAEVVRAGILALPRGQTEAAYAIGLRKGQTMTSILLPQSVTVMLPAIVGQLVVIVKDTALGGAMITYGELLTARSTLAANYANVVPSFIVVAAIFIVLNFTITSFASWLEGRLRRGRRTSGAVVSPNDATVAGTAGTGAGGATF; translated from the coding sequence GTGACCTCCGTCCTCTACGACGCTCCCGGCCCCCGGGCCAGGCGCCGCAACGCGGTGCTCTCGGTGCTCTTCGTCGTCCTGCTCGCTCTGGTGCTGTGGTGGGCCTGGCGAACCATGGACGACAAGGGCCAGCTGAAGTGGGACCTCTGGGAGCCCTTCACCACGGCCGACGCCTGGAACACGTATCTGCTGCCGGGCCTGTGGGGCACCCTGAAGGCCGCCGCGCTCAGCATGGTGATCGCCCTCCCCCTGGGTGCCGCCCTGGGTATCGCGCGTCTGTCCGACCACCGCTGGCTGAGTGTCCCGACGGGCGCCGTGGTCGAGTTCTTCCGGTCCATCCCGGTCCTGCTGCTCATGCTGTTCGCGAACGAGCTCTACGCCCAGTCCGCGAACATCGCCAGCGAGGACCGTCCGTTCTACGCGGTCGTCACCGGTCTGGTGCTCTACAACTCCTCGGTGCTGGCCGAGGTCGTCCGGGCGGGCATCCTCGCGCTGCCCAGGGGACAGACGGAGGCCGCGTACGCGATCGGGCTGCGCAAGGGCCAGACGATGACCAGCATCCTGCTGCCGCAGTCGGTCACCGTGATGCTCCCGGCGATCGTCGGTCAGCTCGTCGTCATCGTGAAGGACACCGCGCTCGGCGGCGCGATGATCACCTACGGGGAGCTCCTCACCGCGCGCAGCACCCTCGCGGCCAACTACGCCAACGTCGTCCCGAGTTTCATCGTGGTCGCCGCCATCTTCATCGTCCTGAACTTCACGATCACCAGCTTCGCCTCCTGGCTCGAGGGCCGGCTGCGCCGCGGCAGGAGGACGTCCGGCGCGGTCGTCTCGCCGAACGACGCGACCGTCGCCGGCACCGCGGGGACGGGCGCGGGTGGAGCCACCTTCTGA